In a single window of the Candidatus Persebacteraceae bacterium Df01 genome:
- the tuf gene encoding elongation factor Tu, with product MAKDKFERTKPHLNVGTIGHVDHGKTTLTAALTTILSKEYGGEARGYDQIDNAPEEKARGITINTSHVEYETANRHYAHVDCPGHADYVKNMITGAAQMDAAILVVSAADGPMPQTREHILLARQVGVPRIVVYLNKADMVDDEELLELVEIEVRELLTKYEFPGDDTPIVTGSALRALEGEDSDIGLGSIRKLAEALDTYIEEPERAVDGAFLMPVEDVFSISGRGTVVTGRIDRGKIKVGEEIEIVGIRDTAKTICTGVEMFRKLLDDGQAGDNVGLLLRGTKREEVERGQVMAKPGSILPHKKFEAEVYVLNKEEGGRHTPFFQGYSPQFYFRTTDVTGAVRLKEGVDMVVPGDNVSLTAELITSVAMEEGLRFAIREGGKTVGAGVVTKILE from the coding sequence ATGGCAAAAGATAAATTTGAACGAACAAAGCCGCATTTGAATGTAGGCACGATAGGTCATGTAGATCACGGAAAGACAACACTGACGGCGGCGTTGACGACGATATTGTCTAAAGAGTATGGCGGTGAGGCGCGTGGTTATGACCAGATAGATAATGCTCCAGAAGAGAAAGCGAGAGGGATAACGATTAATACGTCGCACGTAGAGTATGAAACGGCAAATCGTCACTATGCTCATGTGGATTGCCCGGGTCACGCAGATTATGTAAAAAACATGATAACAGGAGCGGCGCAGATGGATGCGGCGATATTGGTGGTGAGTGCTGCTGATGGTCCGATGCCACAAACGCGCGAGCACATATTGTTGGCTCGTCAGGTTGGTGTGCCGCGTATTGTGGTGTATTTAAATAAAGCGGATATGGTGGATGATGAGGAATTATTAGAATTGGTAGAAATAGAAGTGCGGGAGTTGTTGACGAAATACGAATTTCCTGGAGATGACACTCCGATAGTTACCGGTTCAGCGTTGAGAGCTTTGGAAGGTGAGGATAGTGATATAGGTTTGGGTTCAATTCGGAAATTAGCGGAAGCATTAGATACGTATATTGAAGAGCCGGAGCGAGCGGTAGACGGTGCATTTTTAATGCCAGTAGAAGACGTATTTTCTATATCGGGTCGTGGAACGGTGGTGACCGGTCGGATAGATCGTGGGAAGATTAAGGTAGGAGAAGAAATAGAGATAGTAGGGATACGAGATACGGCAAAGACGATATGTACGGGAGTGGAGATGTTTCGTAAGCTGTTGGATGACGGTCAGGCGGGCGATAACGTAGGCTTGTTGTTACGAGGGACGAAGCGAGAAGAGGTAGAGCGAGGCCAGGTGATGGCGAAGCCGGGTAGTATTCTGCCGCACAAGAAGTTTGAGGCGGAAGTGTATGTATTGAACAAGGAAGAAGGTGGTCGCCACACTCCATTTTTCCAGGGATACAGCCCACAGTTTTATTTTCGGACGACGGATGTGACAGGAGCGGTGAGGTTGAAAGAGGGAGTAGATATGGTGGTTCCGGGAGACAACGTATCGTTAACGGCGGAGTTGATAACGTCAGTCGCGATGGAAGAAGGTTTGCGTTTTGCGATACGGGAAGGTGGCAAGACCGTGGGTGCTGGTGTCGTTACTAAAATCTTGGAATAA
- the secE gene encoding preprotein translocase subunit SecE, with product MTSAEKIKLWASAVLVIGSVYVAGYEISSGQAAARVGVLTVGLMLAATLVGFSDSGKAFFAFARSAGVEVRKVIWPSRQETVRTTGVVVMLVSLVMLFLWVVDFILSKMLDILAR from the coding sequence ATGACATCGGCGGAAAAAATTAAGCTGTGGGCGTCTGCCGTTTTGGTAATTGGCTCCGTTTATGTTGCCGGCTATGAAATTAGTTCAGGTCAAGCGGCAGCACGTGTTGGTGTTTTGACTGTTGGATTGATGTTGGCTGCGACGTTAGTTGGTTTTTCCGATTCGGGGAAGGCGTTTTTTGCATTTGCGCGTTCTGCTGGTGTGGAAGTGCGCAAGGTGATTTGGCCTTCACGACAAGAAACGGTGAGAACTACCGGTGTAGTAGTGATGTTGGTTAGTCTTGTGATGCTGTTTTTGTGGGTAGTTGATTTTATTTTAAGTAAAATGTTGGATATTTTGGCACGCTAA
- the nusG gene encoding transcription termination/antitermination protein NusG encodes MNDIAENIVEKKWYAVQVLVGYEKSVRENLLERIDQHDLGGYFGDVLLPVENTLEIRQGKKKMTERKLYPGYLFLEMCMIPECWHLVRKTRRVGGFISGTNEEPAALALDVVSKIHRQMQDSIEKGPVIRAQFATGDQVRIKEGPFSDFSGTVDSVNAERSRLTVMVMVFGRSTPVELDFGQVDKI; translated from the coding sequence ATGAATGATATCGCTGAAAATATTGTTGAGAAAAAATGGTATGCTGTGCAGGTTTTAGTCGGTTACGAAAAATCTGTAAGAGAGAACCTTCTGGAGCGTATTGATCAACACGATCTTGGTGGCTACTTTGGCGATGTTTTGTTGCCGGTAGAAAATACCTTGGAAATTCGCCAAGGAAAAAAGAAAATGACCGAGCGAAAATTGTATCCGGGATATTTGTTTTTGGAAATGTGTATGATTCCTGAGTGTTGGCATTTGGTGCGAAAGACACGGCGTGTAGGCGGATTTATTTCTGGTACCAATGAAGAGCCAGCAGCTTTAGCGCTGGATGTTGTAAGTAAAATTCACCGGCAGATGCAAGATAGTATAGAGAAAGGACCGGTTATTCGGGCGCAATTTGCAACGGGTGATCAAGTTCGGATTAAAGAAGGACCTTTTAGTGATTTTTCTGGTACGGTTGATAGCGTTAATGCTGAGAGAAGTCGGCTGACAGTTATGGTGATGGTTTTTGGACGCTCTACTCCGGTGGAGCTGGATTTCGGTCAAGTGGACAAAATATAA
- the rplK gene encoding 50S ribosomal protein L11, which yields MGKKVVGLIKLQVPAGAATPAPPIGPALGQRGLNIQDFCKSFNAATESSEKGIPLPVIITCYEDRTFSFVVKKPPMSVLIKKSLGLEKGSGKPHMEKVGKLTRAAAEEIARGKMSDLNTADLDAAVREVAGTARSMGVEMEN from the coding sequence ATGGGTAAAAAAGTCGTTGGTCTTATTAAATTGCAAGTCCCAGCTGGCGCGGCTACTCCGGCACCGCCAATAGGTCCGGCACTCGGTCAGCGTGGGCTTAATATTCAAGATTTTTGCAAGTCATTTAATGCGGCGACGGAAAGTAGTGAAAAAGGAATTCCTTTGCCGGTAATTATTACGTGCTACGAAGATCGTACATTTTCTTTTGTAGTCAAAAAGCCGCCGATGTCGGTGTTAATCAAAAAGTCATTAGGGTTGGAAAAGGGGAGCGGTAAGCCGCACATGGAAAAAGTGGGTAAGCTTACTCGCGCTGCCGCTGAAGAAATTGCGCGAGGAAAAATGTCGGATTTGAATACTGCTGATTTAGACGCGGCAGTGCGTGAAGTGGCAGGCACTGCGCGGAGTATGGGTGTGGAGATGGAGAATTAA